In the Eremothecium cymbalariae DBVPG#7215 chromosome 7, complete sequence genome, one interval contains:
- the NCR1 gene encoding sphingolipid transporter (similar to Ashbya gossypii AGL008W), with translation MIRSTILWGIYMLLNLSVCYAKPECAIYSSCGKKSLFGASLPCSVSKEFTPEPLSKNDVKLLVEVCGKEWDGMDHLCCNREQIISLKKNLKKANGIIASCPACKKNFQDLFCHFTCSPDQRTFINVTKTQQSLQKKEIVTELSFFMSTDFASMFYDSCKDVKFSATNGYAMDLIGGGATDYEGFLKFLGDEKPMLGGSPFQINFVYNSSTDVYQDFNETAYLCNDTTYKCACTDCQGSCPNLKEIKSGSCKVAGLPCFSFGTLIAFAAVTVAMGVFHVYLFNKKNVKSILTNDDGVLNNLQDSDTNDDRLFHQYPTTRYGFNDKISDTINIVAEFCVDKPYYVVIGVVIVVSALASLIVLFAELETDPVNLWVDKNSKEYQQKQYFDENFGPFYRIEQIFVVDETEPVLSYDLLKWWFEVEDQITKKFKSRDNISYQDICLRPTPDSTCVIESFTQYFHGDLPSETEWKARLKSCADYPVNCLPTFQQPLKSSSLFSDKNVLEANAFVVTLLVDNHEDLAKNWEKELVAYLLNLKVPTGKRISFSTESSLNKELKGNSDVAIVIMSYLLMFLYVSWALKNKAGKNRFLLGVAGILIVFGSVLSSAGLLSVLGVKSTLIIAEVIPFLILAIGVDNIFLITAEYDRITENNYSLDVASRILMAVRRISPSVVTSVCSQILCFLLASVVPMPAVRNFAIYSAVALFCNFILQITGYVSILTLYEIKFEKYLSSGNTNRYKSTNRFSKKIKQSVKKRKKIVGIFSLWVIFSMVFLPYVPIGLDQRMAIPEKSYLSDYFSDLFEYLNVGPPVYFILRNFDLTKRTNQQKICGKFTSCDESSLANVLEQERFRSSISEPLANWFDDFMLFLNPELDECCRFKKGTHDICPPFYSRMRCETCLAPGTWDYDMSNFPEGKTFMEYFNIWINSPSDSCPLAGKAPYSKSIIYNDTAIISSVFRSQHHPLRSPDDYIKATLDADRITNELDGFDLFAYSPFYVFFSQYQTLLPLTIKLLGLSFIIVFMVSLILVGSIGTSIVLTTTVFMILIDIMACMALFNIPLNAVSLVNLVICVGLAVEICIHIARAFTMVPVGVKSDSISRSSYAISTVGESVWKGIIMTKLVGVSVLGLAKSKIFKVFYFRMWLILILIASLHALIFLPAFLAIFGGKSYVDGDSEIRLNTDNDDED, from the coding sequence ATGATAAGGTCAACCATACTATGGGGCATTTATATGCTTCTGAATCTAAGTGTTTGTTATGCCAAGCCAGAATGTGCAATTTATAGTAGTTGTGGAAAGAAGAGCCTTTTTGGCGCTTCCTTACCATGCTCCGTTAGCAAGGAGTTTACCCCTGAACCGTTAAGCAAGAATGATGTCAAGCTGCTTGTTGAAGTCTGTGGTAAAGAGTGGGATGGAATGGATCATCTGTGTTGTAATAGGGAACAAATTAtaagtttaaaaaagaacttgaagaaaGCCAACGGTATTATAGCATCCTGCCCCGCTTGTAAGAAGAACTTTCAGGATTTATTTTGTCATTTTACATGTTCACCAGACCAAAGGACTTTTATTAATGTTACTAAAACGCAGCAATCGCttcaaaagaaggaaaTAGTAACAGAATTAAGCTTCTTTATGTCGACGGATTTTGCTTCAATGTTTTATGATTCTTGTAAAGATGTTAAATTTTCTGCTACAAACGGTTACGCTATGGACTTAATTGGTGGGGGTGCAACTGACTACGAGggatttttgaagtttcttGGAGATGAGAAGCCAATGCTCGGTGGGTCCCCTTTCCAGATTAATTTTGTTTATAATAGTTCCACTGATGTATACCAGGATTTCAACGAAACAGCTTATCTCTGTAATGACACTACCTATAAGTGTGCGTGCACTGATTGTCAGGGATCATGCCCTAACTTGAAGGAGATAAAATCAGGGAGTTGCAAGGTAGCTGGTCTTCCGTGTTTCTCTTTTGGGACGTTAATAGCCTTCGCTGCTGTAACTGTCGCAATGGGTGTATTTCATGTCTACCTcttcaacaagaaaaatgtAAAGTCCATCTTGACAAACGACGATGGAGTATTAAACAACCTGCAGGATAGTGATACAAACGATGACAGACTATTTCACCAGTATCCTACTACAAGGTATGGATTCAACGACAAAATTTCAGATACTATTAATATCGTAGCTGAGTTTTGTGTGGATAAACCCTATTATGTCGTTATCGGAGTTGTTATAGTTGTGTCCGCCTTGGCGTCTCTCATTGTCTTGTTTGCTGAGTTAGAAACGGATCCTGTAAATTTATGGGTTGATAAAAACTCAAAAGAGTACCAGcaaaaacaatattttgatgaaaatttcGGTCCGTTTTACAGAAttgaacaaatatttgtcgTGGATGAAACGGAGCCAGTTCTTTCCTATGATCTGTTAAAGTGGTGGTTTGAGGTGGAGGACcaaataaccaaaaaatttaaaagtaGGGACAATATCAGCTATCAAGATATTTGTCTAAGGCCTACACCAGACTCGACGTGTGTTATCGAGTCTTTCACTCAATATTTCCACGGTGACCTCCCTTCGGAAACTGAATGGAAGGCACGTTTAAAGTCATGCGCTGATTATCCTGTAAATTGTTTGCCAACATTCCAGCAGCCACTAAAAAGCAGTTCTTTGTTCAGTGATAAAAACGTGCTTGAAGCGAATGCTTTTGTCGTTACGTTACTTGTTGATAACCATGAGGATCTTGCGAAGAATTGGGAGAAGGAATTAGTGGCATATTTGTTAAATTTAAAGGTGCCTACCGGGAAAAGAATTAGTTTCAGTACCGAGTCATCTCTAAATAAGGAGCTTAAAGGAAATAGTGATGTCGCTATTGTGATAATGTCATATTTGCTAATGTTTTTATATGTTTCTTGGGCGTTAAAGAATAAGGCTGGGAAAAATAGGTTCCTTTTGGGTGTTGCTGGGATATTAATAGTATTTGGATCGGTATTATCTTCTGCTGGATTACTTTCTGTGCTTGGTGTCAAATCGACGCTAATTATTGCAGAGGTTATACCTTTTCTAATTCTCGCAATTGGTGTTGACaacatttttttaattactGCTGAGTATGATAGAATCACAGAAAATAATTATTCATTGGATGTTGCATCAAGAATTTTGATGGCTGTACGCAGAATATCTCCTTCGGTAGTTACGTCGGTATGCTCTCAAATTTTATGCTTCCTGTTAGCTTCAGTTGTACCTATGCCAGCGGTCCGTAATTTTGCTATTTACTCTGCTGTGGCACTGTTCTGTAACTTCATTCTACAGATTACAGGATATGTCTCAATATTGACATTATATGAAATCAAATTTGAGAAGTACCTTTCTTCTGGTAACACAAATCGGTATAAATCCACTAATCGATTTTCTAAGAAGATTAAACAGTCCGTTaagaagagaaaaaagATTGTGGGCATATTTTCCTTATGGGTTATATTTTCAATGGTATTTTTACCATATGTTCCGATAGGATTAGATCAGAGAATGGCAATTCCTGAAAAATCATATCTTTCTGACTATTTCAGtgatttatttgaatatttgaatgtGGGACCACCGGTGTACTTCATATTAAGAAACTTTGACCTTACCAAGAGAacaaaccaacaaaaaatatgcGGTAAATTTACTTCTTGTGATGAATCGTCACTTGCAAATGTCCTAGAACAAGAAAGATTCCGGTCATCAATAAGTGAACCGTTAGCAAATTGGTTTGATGACTTTATGCTATTCTTAAACCCAGAACTCGATGAATGCTGTCGTTTTAAAAAGGGGACCCATGACATTTGTCCTCCCTTTTATTCGCGTATGAGGTGCGAAACTTGTCTGGCTCCTGGGACATGGGATTACGATATGTCAAACTTCCCGGAGGGTAAAACGTTTatggaatattttaatatctgGATTAACTCGCCAAGTGATTCTTGTCCCTTAGCTGGTAAGGCACCgtattcaaaatcaataatatacaaCGATACTGCTATCATATCATCAGTGTTTAGATCCCAACATCATCCTTTAAGATCACCAGATGACTACATTAAGGCAACTTTGGATGCGGATAGAATTACAAATGAACTAGATGGCTTTGACCTATTTGCTTATTCTCCCTTCTATGTCTTTTTCTCTCAGTACCAAACGCTATTACCCCTGACAATAAAACTACTTGGGCTGTCTTTTATCATTGTGTTCATGGTATCGTTGATTTTAGTTGGATCAATAGGTACCTCAATTGTATTGACAACAACCGTCTTTATGATACTAATAGATATTATGGCATGCATGGCTCTGTTTAATATACCATTGAATGCTGTGAGTTTGGTGAATCTAGTAATATGTGTTGGATTGGCCGTTGAAATCTGTATTCACATTGCAAGGGCATTTACTATGGTCCCTGTAGGTGTGAAAAGTGATTCTATCTCCAGGTCGTCATATGCTATCAGCACAGTTGGTGAGTCTGTATGGAAAGGTATCATAATGACCAAGCTAGTTGGTGTGAGTGTCTTGGGTCTAgctaaatcaaaaattttcaaagtaTTCTACTTTAGAATGTGGTTAATTTTAATCTTGATTGCATCATTACATgctttgatatttttaccAGCGTTCTTGGCTATATTTGGAGGCAAAAGTTATGTCGACGGTGACAGTGAAATCAGATTGAATActgataatgatgatgaggattGA
- the AEP3 gene encoding Aep3p (similar to Ashbya gossypii AGL007W), with the protein MNGILTKLGKAIQVPWVADTSLSTVRVIYPEISDVTALRKQTKLEHSNSVSNDLLKPSSYSPIPVNLIHSEVQEYLASMNAPHLVRQNKRNREPYDIERARKFYANVKIIKQCAASNELLFNLTSREVSEIIGSLMRITPKQAVVTSKDDRTFPRELFQEIPPIPDFSSDPEALERYIGLITHTNFHYKASSKRCGIIPKLLRNLMHPSNINTRILRTTTMFNDMIYYFSYISDFAACREVYSQMKIEGVQPNTRTYNLLLRNLVKNSTRIRKKFPFKEALFYLKNMEYRGIQADPITWSECYRLLLDDISRDIFVEKMVEKQIPISADFLTAVLKSGNYNSTTAIKFLNTYSVPITANIFKFFVRKLIEEGNYESAWNFLAHASYKENFHVNCDCFNILLEVFAEKGRIDLCVLTFNTMKSTFNIKPSLKSYHLLFKALSRNGYHKNFNVIYEWLRNSMKKHTSGLFIKNYWVIKCKAISKFNTQRKVSADQLAKATSLIEASVWSEKGLKLKCWNEYSHLRKTFRLLGCLPTTVKPQKAYENTPLTVIEEKAAYKERIKLRAIKQNHGTKIPYFSNHFTALKAELMKRGILASEPDIDK; encoded by the coding sequence ATGAATGGTATTTTGACAAAACTTGGAAAGGCTATCCAAGTTCCTTGGGTTGCGGATACCAGTTTATCAACGGTGAGAGTGATATATCCTGAGATTTCTGATGTAACTGCTCTTCGtaaacaaacaaaactaGAACATTCTAATTCTGTGTCGAATGACCTATTAAAACCTAGCTCATATTCCCCTATACCAGTCAATCTTATACATTCTGAAGTTCAGGAGTATCTGGCGTCGATGAATGCACCTCATCTTGTGAGgcaaaacaaaagaaatagagAGCCTTATGATATTGAAAGAGCTAGAAAATTTTATGCAAATGTgaaaattattaaacaaTGTGCTGCTTCTAATGAgcttcttttcaatctcACAAGTAGGGAAGTAAGCGAAATAATTGGCTCCTTAATGCGAATTACTCCGAAGCAGGCTGTGGTGACTTCGAAAGATGATAGAACGTTTCCTAGGGAGCtatttcaagaaattcCTCCAATCCCTGACTTTTCCTCAGATCCAGAAGCTTTAGAAAGATATATTGGTTTAATTACACATACAAATTTCCATTATAAGGCTTCTTCCAAGAGGTGTGGCATAATTCCAAAATTACTTCGAAACTTAATGCACCCATCTAATATCAATACGAGAATTTTGAGAACGACGACCATGTTCAACGATATGATTTACTACTTCAGTTATATTTCTGATTTTGCAGCTTGCCGAGAGGTGTATAGCCAAATGAAGATAGAAGGGGTACAGCCCAATACGAGAACGTATAATCTTCTATTGCGTAATTTAGTGAAGAATAGTACGCGAataagaaagaaatttccATTCAAAGAGGCTTTATTCTACTTAAAAAATATGGAATATAGGGGAATACAAGCTGATCCAATAACCTGGTCAGAATGTTATAGGCTGTTGCTTGATGATATTTCAAgagatatttttgttgaaaagatGGTTGAAAAACAAATCCCCATCTCTGCAGACTTTTTGACGGCTGTGCTTAAATCTGGAAATTATAATTCTACAACAGCTATAAAATTCTTGAACACATATTCCGTTCCAATAACTGctaatatattcaaattttttgtAAGAAAATTGATCGAAGAGGGGAATTATGAATCAGCTTGGAATTTTTTAGCGCATGCTAGTTATAAAGAAAACTTCCATGTAAATTGTGACTGTTTCAATATACTGCTGGAGGTCTTTGCAGAGAAAGGACGAATAGATTTGTGTGTGTTGACATTCAATACGATGAAAAGTACCTTTAATATTAAACCCAGCCTTAAATCATATCACCTACTCTTCAAAGCTCTTTCTAGGAATGGGTACCATAAAAACTTTAATGTTATTTATGAATGGTTAAGAAATTCTATGAAGAAACATACTTCAGGTTTATTCATTAAAAACTACTGGGTTATAAAGTGTAAGGCAATTAGTAAGTTTAACACCCAAAGAAAAGTATCAGCTGACCAGTTAGCAAAAGCCACCTCATTGATTGAGGCAAGTGTATGGTCGGAAAAGGGTTTAAAGCTAAAATGTTGGAACGAATATAGCCATTTAAGAAAGACTTTCAGGCTATTAGGATGTTTGCCAACGACTGTGAAGCCACAAAAAGCATATGAGAACACACCATTGACAgtaattgaagaaaaggCAGCTTATAAGGAGCGTATTAAACTTAGAGCAATCAAACAAAATCATGGTACAAAGATTCCTTATTTCAGCAACCATTTCACTGCATTGAAAGCTGAACTTATGAAACGAGGAATCCTTGCTTCAGAGCCGGATATAGATAAATAG
- the LSP1 gene encoding lipid-binding protein LSP1 (similar to Ashbya gossypii AGL006C), producing MHRTYSLRNQKTPTASDLQSPPPPPSSTRSKFFGRASIASSFRKNAAGNFGPELARKLSFFIKTEKGVMRALEVVATERRAAARQLSIWGLDNDDDVSDVTDKLGVLIYELGELQDQFIDKYDQYRITMKSIRNIEASVQPSRDRKQKVTDQIAFLKYKDPQSPKIPILEQELVRAEAESLVAEAQLSNITREKLKAAFNYQFDSMRELSEKFALIAGYGKALLELLDDAPVTPGEIRPAYDGYDATRQIIMDAEAALEAWTLEAAAVKPNLSFHQTMDDVYEENEAEEAEKEWADEHDDEQDGEHEEAEISK from the coding sequence ATGCACAGAACGTATTCGTTGAGGAACCAGAAGACGCCTACAGCGTCGGATTTACaatcaccaccaccaccaccatctAGTACTAGGTCGAAATTTTTCGGTAGGGCGTCTATTGCTTCATCATTCAGAAAGAATGCAGCAGGGAATTTCGGGCCTGAGTTGGCTAGGAAGTTATCGTTTTTCATCAAGACTGAGAAGGGCGTGATGAGAGCGTTGGAAGTTGTTGCTACTGAACGGCGTGCTGCTGCTAGGCAGTTGTCTATATGGGGGTTggataatgatgatgatgtttcTGATGTAACCGATAAGTTGGGTGTTTTGATCTATGAGTTGGGTGAATTGCAAGACCAGTTTATTGATAAGTATGATCAGTATCGGATTACTATGAAGTCTATTAGGAATATCGAGGCGTCAGTGCAGCCTTCGAGGGACCGGAAGCAGAAGGTCACCGATCAGATTGCCTTTTTGAAGTATAAGGATCCTCAGTCTCCAAAAATACCAATTTTGGAGCAGGAATTAGTGCGTGCGGAGGCGGAATCTTTAGTTGCTGAAGCTCAGTTGTCTAATATTACCAGggagaagttgaaggccGCTTTCAATTATCAGTTTGATTCTATGAGGGAGTTGTCTGAGAAGTTTGCTCTAATTGCAGGTTATGGTAAGGCGCTATTGGAGTTGTTAGATGATGCACCTGTTACTCCAGGTGAGATAAGACCTGCTTATGATGGTTATGATGCAACTAGACAAATAATCATGGATGCAGAGGCTGCTTTGGAGGCATGGACTTTGGAGGCGGCTGCTGTAAAGCCAAATTTATCCTTCCATCAAACTATGGACGATGTCTATGAGGAGAATGAAGCTGAGGAAGCTGAAAAGGAATGGGCAGACGAACATGATGACGAACAAGATGGCGAACATGAGGAGGCTGAAATAAGCAAGTAG
- the ULA1 gene encoding Ula1p (similar to Ashbya gossypii AGL005W), producing the protein MERYDRQVRLWGVAGQQGLGNGSVLIVGDLQGGLCQEVMKNLALLGIGKISLTGAGDCRSGAGKFFGANGIESLNHDVEWEFLEWDGVRQGMLMDLEGDFWSSFSIVVMVSCDKEVLGSVTRVWERCFKFRPLPVLVIAHSEGLYGYVRLVSNEVHCVVDVHSQHFVPNLKLDVGWPELDRLCESIDFAGMDENELSEVPFAVLLRIVVKMLLSSNATRDGGSFSKQQIKDALIKLHQNYSNESFIQDLNFLEAERYYHLTVVDSHAIPEALSNIINSIPDDYNNLFDKFNRNFWVLIGALKRYLNMYKELPLPGLIPDMESNTERYIQLKKCYKDKSKQDVDRFVACLEDCSDIDVKSMAPLFCENVQQLRTVDFSKLVCPEDCLNKLGNYKHDSAALLAVLIVHQYDLKYTLNSSAQFNYADSIKKLKSKNLYPTNAFIGGFVSQEVMKLLTHQYVPLENTFVFDGLQKSAESFRL; encoded by the coding sequence ATGGAACGTTACGATAGACAGGTGAGGTTGTGGGGGGTTGCTGGGCAGCAAGGTTTAGGTAATGGTTCTGTGTTGATTGTTGGTGATTTACAGGGAGGGTTATGTCAAGAGGTAATGAAGAATCTTGCTTTGTTAGGGATTGGGAAGATTAGTTTAACTGGTGCGGGAGATTGTAGGAGTGGTGCGGGTAAGTTTTTTGGCGCAAACGGGATTGAGTCGTTGAATCACGATGTGGAATGGGAGTTTTTAGAATGGGATGGGGTGCGGCAAGGCATGCTGATGGATTTGGAGGGTGATTTTTGGAGCAGTTTTTCAATTGTGGTTATGGTATCATGCGATAAGGAAGTTTTGGGGAGTGTCACACGAGTGTGGGAGAGGTGTTTTAAGTTTCGGCCGTTGCCTGTGTTAGTTATAGCGCATAGTGAGGGGCTGTATGGTTATGTCAGGTTAGTTTCTAATGAGGTGCATTGTGTAGTTGATGTTCATTCTCAGCATTTTGTTCCTAATTTAAAGCTGGACGTAGGGTGGCCCGAACTTGATAGGTTGTGCGAGAGCATTGATTTTGCTGGTATGGATGAAAATGAGTTGTCTGAGGTACCTTTTGCGGTGTTGCTTAGGATTGTTGTTAAGATGCTGTTGTCTTCTAATGCGACAAGGGATGGCGGTTCTTTTAGTAAGCAGCAAATAAAGGATGCTTTGATCAAGTTGCATCAAAATTATTCCAATGAATCTTTTATCCAAGATTTAAACTTTCTGGAGGCTGAGAGATATTATCATTTGACTGTTGTGGACTCGCATGCAATTCCAGAGGCATTatctaatattataaattcAATTCCTGATGATTATAATAATCTGTTCGACAAGTTTAATAGGAATTTTTGGGTACTAATTGGCGCCCTGAAAAGGTATTTGAACATGTATAAGGAATTGCCATTGCCGGGGCTGATACCCGATATGGAATCCAATACTGAAAGATATATACAATTGAAAAAGTGTTATAAAGATAAAAGTAAGCAAGACGTGGATCGTTTTGTCGCCTGTTTAGAAGATTGCTCTGACATTGATGTTAAATCGATGGCGCCTTTGTTTTGTGAGAACGTTCAGCAGCTTAGAACAGTGGATTTTTCGAAATTGGTGTGCCCTGAGGACTGTTTAAATAAATTAGGGAATTACAAACATGATTCAGCTGCTTTATTGGCAGTACTCATCGTACATCAATATGATCTCAAATATACATTGAATTCTTCAGCTCAATTTAATTATGCCGATAgcataaaaaaattgaaatctaAAAATTTGTATCCAACCAATGCATTTATTGGTGGCTTTGTATCACAAGAGGTTATGAAATTATTAACTCACCAATATGTTCCATTAGAAAACacatttgtttttgatggtTTGCAGAAGAGTGCTGAATCATTTCGACTTTAA
- the SPB4 gene encoding ATP-dependent RNA helicase SPB4 (similar to Ashbya gossypii AGL004C) yields the protein MSQSLTWDSLEYELQPWIKLAVEAMGFEAMTPVQASTIPLFAGNKDVVVESVTGSGKTVAFVIPILEKIIKDGANSAAFRKGHFHSLIVSPTRELASQIQLVVQSFLNYYPDNCYPIRSQIIVGTNQVTVRDDVAEFMQNRPQILIGTPGRLLDFLKMVGVKTTSCGIVVLDEADKLLDYNFGKDVDNILKFLPKQRRTGLFSATISSAGDEVFKTGMRNPVKISVKSHKKAPQSLKMNYVVVEPEKKFELLLSILNYYRFKKCIVYLPTCISVTYFYAIIQHLTKLGQMDEDLKIYSLHGKLQTTSRMKTLEKFTQDLNKSVLLTTDVAARGIDIPNIDLVLQMDPPTDTDIFLHRCGRTGRANRVGKAIVLLNAGREEDYIPFLHVKNIELERTEISCKPIPGFNTIIKDWILEDRARFDLSIKVYVGFIRHYSKHTASSIFRLQTLDYVGLAKMHGLLRLPRMPEIQKYLNQDQMPEEGWLIMPPINLATFAYADKQKEKARLQALKNTNEIIDKRKLKSQLKKNMAWSNKTTTKENKVERKTKLAQKRKAIEEQLARENSNSESEIEEDWKDIVRQRKKKKVDSQLQGAFGDL from the coding sequence ATGTCTCAATCTCTTACGTGGGATAGTTTGGAATATGAATTGCAACCATGGATTAAATTAGCAGTTGAAGCAATGGGTTTTGAAGCTATGACACCTGTACAAGCGTCCACCATTCCGCTGTTTGCAGGAAACAAGGATGTTGTAGTTGAATCTGTAACTGGTTCAGGTAAGACTGTTGCATTTGTGATCCCAATTCTAGAAAAGATTATTAAAGATGGGGCTAATAGCGCTGCATTTAGAAAAGGCCATTTCCATTCACTAATTGTATCACCTACTAGAGAGTTAGCCTCGCAAATACAACTTGTTGTGCAATCGTTCTTAAATTATTATCCAGACAACTGCTATCCGATACGTTCCCAAATAATTGTTGGTACGAATCAAGTAACTGTGAGGGACGATGTTGCTGAATTTATGCAGAATAGACCTCAAATTTTGATCGGAACCCCTGGTCGGTTGTTagattttctaaaaatgGTTGGTGTAAAGACCACCTCATGTGGTATAGTTGTCTTAGATGAAGCAGATAAACTATTAGATTATAATTTTGGGAAAGATGTCGATaatattctaaaatttCTTCCGAAACAACGGAGGACAGGGCTTTTCTCTGCAACCATTAGTAGTGCAGGTGATgaagttttcaaaactgGTATGCGAAATCCAGTGAAGATTTCAGTTAAATCTCACAAAAAAGCACCGCAGTCCCTGAAGATGAACTATGTTGTCGTTGAGCCTGAGAAGAAATTTGAACTCTTACTTTCGATATTAAACTATTACAGATTTAAGAAATGCATAGTGTACCTACCAACTTGCATATCAGTAACATACTTTTATGCCATAATCCAACACCTTACTAAATTGGGTCAGATGGACGAGGATTTGAAAATCTATTCTTTGCATGGAAAACTGCAGACAACTTCGAGGATGAAAACTTTAGAGAAATTTACTCAAGACCTGAATAAATCCGTATTGTTGACAACTGACGTTGCTGCTAGAGGCATAGacattccaaatattgatttAGTTTTACAAATGGACCCTCCCACAGAtacagatatatttttacaCAGATGTGGTAGAACGGGCAGAGCAAATAGAGTTGGAAAGGCAATTGTGCTACTGAATGCTGGAAGAGAGGAGGATTATATACCATTTTTGCATGTTAAAAATATCGAATTAGAACGTACTGAGATTTCTTGCAAGCCAATCCCAGGATTTAATACAATAATTAAAGATTGGATTCTAGAAGACCGAGCAAGATTTGACCTCAGTATAAAAGTTTATGTTGGATTTATTCGGCATTACTCGAAACATACAGCCTCGTCAATTTTTAGATTACAGACTCTAGACTATGTTGGGCTAGCAAAAATGCATGGACTGCTGCGTCTACCACGTATGCcagaaattcaaaaatatttaaatcAAGATCAGATGCCAGAAGAAGGATGGTTAATAATGCCGCCTATTAATCTGGCGACTTTTGCATATGCTGACaaacagaaagaaaaggCAAGGTTACAGGCATTAAAGAATACAAATGAAATCATTGATAAAAGGAAGTTAAAAAGTCAACTCAAGAAAAATATGGCGTGGTCCAATAAAACTACAACTAAAGAAAACAAGGTAGAAAGGAAAACCAAATTGGCTCAAAAGAGGAAAGCAATTGAGGAGCAATTGGCACGTGAGAACAGTAATAGTGAAAGCGAAATAGAGGAAGATTGGAAAGATATTGTaagacaaagaaaaaagaagaaggtaGACTCGCAATTGCAAGGTGCTTTCGGTGATCTATAg
- the DEG1 gene encoding pseudouridine synthase DEG1 (similar to Ashbya gossypii AGL003W) gives MSFLRRIFKLGVKSTHTVEESEYLKWSREQLIERLLQLETEKRSIDDEVEDKKHKRVKTEGVAKKGKRKQYREFDFSKYNTRFIALKFAYLGWNYNGLAIQKEPTPLPTVEGTILEAMSKCKLVPSMVPQDYNFSRCGRTDKGVSAMNQVISLSVRSNLTAEEQLDPANDSKEIPYVHILNQLLPDDIRVSAVCLRPPEGFDARFSCKYRHYKYLFKKDSLNIDLMQEAAKMYIGEHDFRNFCKLDGSKQITNYKRVILSSQILHIDGDMYCFDLIGSAFLWHQVRCMMANLFLIGQELEDISLISNLLSPSKYPQKPIYELASDIPLILYDCKFENIEWLDPDLTNDKTMKSSRIVDSVELDYKLKSTISSLLKENFPRAVIRGKTIINVGDGKGKVVATYKKLLERNFMDSAETINAKYRQRKAKRNQE, from the coding sequence ATGAGTTTCCTTAGACGCATTTTTAAGCTAGGTGTGAAGTCAACCCATACTGTAGAGGAGTCTGAGTATCTAAAGTGGTCTAGAGAACAGTTGATTGAGAGACTATTACAGTTAGAGACAGAAAAGAGGTCAATCGACGATGAAGTTGAGGATAAGAAGCATAAAAGGGTAAAGACTGAAGGTGTTGCTAAAAAAGGGAAAAGAAAGCAGTATAGGGAATTcgatttttcaaaatataataccAGATTTATCGCACTGAAATTTGCATATTTAGGCTGGAACTATAATGGTTTAGCAATCCAGAAGGAACCAACGCCGCTTCCAACCGTTGAAGGGACGATTTTAGAAGCTATGAGCAAGTGTAAACTAGTGCCCTCTATGGTGCCTCAAGATTATAATTTTAGCAGATGTGGCAGAACAGATAAGGGTGTGAGCGCTATGAACCAAGTAATTTCGTTGTCCGTGAGATCTAATTTGACTGCTGAAGAACAGCTAGACCCGGCCAATGACTCAAAAGAGATACCATATGTTCATATATTAAACCAGCTTTTGCCCGATGATATTAGAGTATCGGCTGTTTGTTTGAGACCTCCAGAAGGTTTTGATGCAAGATTCAGCTGCAAGTATCGTCATTATAAGTACTTATTCAAGAAGGATAGTTTGAATATCGATCTTATGCAAGAAGCTGCTAAGATGTACATAGGTGAGCatgattttagaaatttcTGCAAACTTGATGGGTCAAAACAAATTACCAACTACAAAAGGGTCATTCTCAGTTCACAAATACTGCACATTGACGGTGATATGTATTGTTTTGATCTTATTGGATCTGCATTTTTATGGCATCAAGTGCGCTGTATGATGGCTAATTTATTTCTAATTGGGCAAGAATTGGAGGATATTTCTTTAATCAGTAATCTTTTGAGTCCGTCGAAGTATCCGCAGAAACCTATTTATGAATTAGCGAGTGATATTCCTTTAATTCTTTATGATTGTAAATTTGAGAATATTGAGTGGCTTGATCCTGATCTAACGAACGATAAGACTATGAAATCCAGTAGAATAGTTGACTCAGTTGAGTTAGATTATAAGTTGAAATCCACAATTTCATCACTATTAAAAGAGAATTTCCCCAGGGCAGTAATACGTGGAAAAACAATTATAAACGTTGGCGATGGTAAAGGCAAAGTCGTCGCCACTTATAAAAAGTTGCTGGAAAGGAATTTCATGGATTCTGCAGAAACCATAAATGCTAAATATCGGCAACGCAAGGCTAAGCGTAATCAAGAATAA